In Corynebacterium nuruki S6-4, the following proteins share a genomic window:
- a CDS encoding GNAT family N-acetyltransferase yields the protein MSTAPQLTDREGTPVVLERAPEENTYRIFYAGDDRQLGHADYLDRPADAAFGRGVERVFHHTVVDDEFAGRGLAGVLVSAALADAREQGFTVVPVCSYVAHWITKNDWDGAVAPVTDEVQEWLADQE from the coding sequence ATGAGCACAGCCCCGCAGCTGACCGACCGGGAGGGCACGCCTGTCGTGCTGGAGCGCGCACCGGAGGAGAACACCTACCGCATCTTCTACGCCGGCGATGACCGGCAGCTCGGCCATGCCGACTACCTTGACCGGCCGGCCGATGCGGCGTTCGGACGGGGTGTGGAGCGGGTCTTCCACCACACGGTCGTCGACGACGAGTTCGCTGGTCGGGGCCTTGCCGGAGTGCTGGTGTCGGCGGCGCTGGCGGATGCCCGCGAGCAGGGATTCACGGTGGTGCCGGTGTGCTCCTATGTGGCGCACTGGATCACGAAGAACGACTGGGACGGCGCCGTCGCCCCAGTCACCGACGAGGTGCAGGAGTGGCTCGCCGACCAGGAGTGA
- a CDS encoding helix-turn-helix domain-containing protein, whose product MAHTDGDWIRRRLRSATQLTELRDTETTLQAVARHTRGLMGSDMAYVSFTDFDRNETVIRKTDGVRTQAYATIRQPLGTGVLGRVAIGHSSYWTPDYQVDEKLHHLGDIDDIVAGEGVRALLGAPLTVAGRVIGALLIAHRIPREFSPVEVARLESVADQAAVAIDNAQRHEQLMELVEQTSGERERSGSDVAALSRGLDLDRRLMETVTSELPASSLLSIGAQVLDCDIWFTDLPGRRPIAASTDAPVPDRAANAGGTFLAVTAAGRQFGELVTDRALGEAEQTLLERVSLHTALWVMLARAREAVELRDGTEAVAALAGGDLDAPAVRSVLAEWWLHQADRWCVLVLDSPDPVRDRVMRALSASSPSPVIIAPHDGHICVVTGDARWVAAVPDLFAARGWTLRGGMTWVAAGSADAADATGTAGPAGRDFAAAHRQAELAASAQRTLGRTGLSDGAGLGILAAVLHLADQGELPTPLVADLSPLTGYDASHHSGLTRTAQVYFDTDGSVARTATVLGVHRNTVRQRLDRIGGLLGEDWNTMPRKLDLQLALRVQALADRR is encoded by the coding sequence ATGGCACACACCGATGGCGACTGGATCCGCCGCCGACTGCGGTCCGCGACACAGCTGACCGAGCTCCGGGACACCGAAACCACGCTGCAGGCGGTCGCGAGGCACACCCGCGGACTCATGGGCTCGGACATGGCCTACGTCAGTTTCACCGACTTCGACCGCAACGAGACGGTGATCCGCAAGACCGACGGGGTGCGCACGCAGGCCTACGCCACCATCCGGCAGCCGCTGGGGACCGGGGTGCTGGGGCGGGTGGCGATCGGCCACTCGTCCTACTGGACGCCCGACTACCAGGTGGACGAGAAACTGCACCACCTCGGCGACATCGACGACATCGTGGCGGGGGAGGGTGTCCGCGCCCTGCTCGGCGCACCCCTCACCGTCGCGGGGCGGGTCATCGGCGCCCTGCTCATCGCCCACCGGATACCCCGGGAGTTCTCCCCGGTCGAGGTCGCACGGCTCGAATCGGTCGCCGACCAGGCCGCGGTGGCGATCGACAACGCCCAACGCCACGAACAGCTGATGGAGCTGGTGGAGCAGACCAGCGGCGAGCGGGAACGGAGCGGATCCGATGTCGCCGCCCTGTCGCGGGGACTCGACCTGGACCGGCGCCTCATGGAGACCGTCACCTCGGAACTGCCGGCCTCGTCGCTGCTGTCGATCGGCGCCCAGGTGCTGGACTGCGACATCTGGTTCACGGACCTGCCCGGACGCCGTCCCATCGCCGCCTCCACCGACGCACCGGTCCCGGACCGGGCGGCGAACGCCGGGGGCACGTTCCTCGCCGTGACCGCGGCCGGCCGGCAGTTCGGCGAGCTGGTCACCGACCGTGCCCTCGGCGAGGCGGAACAGACCCTGCTGGAACGGGTCAGCCTGCACACCGCCCTGTGGGTGATGCTCGCCCGCGCCCGCGAGGCGGTGGAACTGCGGGACGGGACCGAGGCCGTGGCCGCCCTGGCCGGCGGCGACCTGGACGCCCCGGCGGTGCGGTCGGTCCTGGCGGAATGGTGGCTGCACCAGGCCGACCGGTGGTGTGTGCTGGTCCTGGACTCACCGGACCCGGTGCGGGACCGGGTGATGCGGGCACTGTCGGCGTCCTCGCCGTCGCCGGTGATCATCGCCCCGCACGACGGTCACATCTGCGTGGTCACCGGGGACGCGCGGTGGGTGGCAGCGGTGCCGGACCTGTTCGCCGCCCGCGGCTGGACGCTGCGCGGCGGGATGACCTGGGTCGCCGCCGGTTCTGCCGACGCTGCCGACGCTACTGGCACGGCCGGCCCGGCGGGACGGGATTTCGCCGCGGCACACCGGCAGGCCGAACTGGCGGCCTCGGCACAGCGGACACTCGGACGCACCGGACTGTCCGACGGCGCCGGGCTGGGCATCCTCGCGGCCGTCCTGCACCTGGCGGACCAGGGTGAACTGCCGACCCCGCTGGTCGCCGACCTGTCACCGTTGACCGGCTACGACGCGTCCCACCACAGCGGGCTGACCCGGACCGCGCAGGTGTACTTCGACACCGACGGCAGCGTGGCGCGCACCGCGACGGTGCTCGGCGTGCACCGCAACACCGTGCGGCAGCGGCTCGACCGGATCGGCGGACTGCTCGGGGAGGACTGGAACACGATGCCGCGGAAACTCGACCTGCAGCTGGCACTGCGGGTACAGGCCCTGGCGGACCGGCGGTGA
- a CDS encoding alcohol dehydrogenase catalytic domain-containing protein: MKITGAVLEEIGRARPYAGTTPITVSELDLTAPGPTEVLIRVEAAGLCHSDLSVVDGNRPRPVPMLLGHEAAGLVVETGAEVTDLAEGERVTMTFLPRCGECDACRTDGRLPCERGSASNTAGTLLHGSRHLSRDTGDEAETVQHHLGVSGFATYAVVDRASLVKIGNDVPPAIAAVLGCAVLTGGGALLNAVQRADGESVMIVGLGGVGISALISAVAEDKGDVIAVDALPEKLDLARELGATAVYTPAEVAEQGIRASHTLECAGHPRAFETAFAATKPGGRTVTVGLPHPDAMSEVPPAVITGEARTVIGSYLGSAVPQRDIPKFADWWRSGKLPVEKLISRTIRLDEINEAMDELADGRAVRQVILFD; encoded by the coding sequence ATGAAGATCACCGGAGCAGTCCTCGAGGAGATCGGACGCGCCCGGCCGTACGCCGGGACCACCCCCATCACCGTCAGCGAGCTCGACCTCACCGCCCCCGGCCCCACCGAGGTGCTCATCAGGGTCGAGGCCGCGGGCCTGTGCCACTCCGACCTGTCCGTGGTCGACGGCAACCGGCCCCGGCCCGTGCCCATGCTGCTCGGTCACGAGGCGGCCGGACTGGTCGTCGAGACCGGCGCCGAGGTCACCGATCTCGCCGAGGGGGAACGGGTCACCATGACTTTCCTGCCCCGCTGCGGCGAATGTGACGCGTGCCGGACCGACGGCCGGCTGCCCTGTGAACGCGGTTCGGCGTCCAACACCGCCGGGACGCTGCTGCACGGCTCCCGGCATCTCAGCCGGGACACCGGCGACGAGGCCGAGACCGTCCAGCATCACCTTGGCGTCTCCGGTTTCGCGACCTATGCCGTGGTGGACCGCGCCTCGCTGGTGAAGATCGGCAACGACGTGCCCCCGGCCATCGCCGCCGTCCTCGGCTGCGCCGTCCTGACCGGCGGCGGTGCCCTGCTCAACGCCGTGCAGCGCGCGGACGGGGAATCCGTGATGATCGTCGGCCTGGGCGGGGTGGGCATCTCCGCACTCATCTCGGCGGTCGCCGAGGACAAGGGCGACGTCATCGCCGTCGACGCCCTCCCGGAGAAGCTGGATCTCGCCCGCGAGCTCGGCGCCACCGCCGTCTACACCCCCGCCGAGGTCGCGGAGCAGGGCATCCGGGCCTCCCACACCCTCGAGTGCGCCGGTCATCCGCGCGCCTTCGAGACCGCCTTCGCCGCGACGAAGCCGGGTGGCCGGACCGTCACCGTCGGCCTGCCGCACCCGGACGCCATGTCCGAGGTCCCGCCGGCGGTCATCACCGGTGAGGCGCGCACCGTCATCGGCAGCTACCTGGGGTCGGCGGTACCGCAGCGCGACATCCCGAAGTTCGCCGACTGGTGGCGGTCCGGGAAGCTCCCGGTCGAGAAGCTGATCTCCCGGACGATCCGGCTCGACGAGATCAACGAGGCCATGGACGAGCTGGCTGACGGCCGTGCCGTCCGGCAGGTCATCCTGTTCGACTGA
- a CDS encoding NAD-dependent succinate-semialdehyde dehydrogenase, with translation MTDISTLLSKVPTGLLIGGQWRDSSDGTTVDVDNPATGEHLATLASATSEDAVAALDAACAVQESWARTAPRTRSEILRKAFELVHERAEDFATLMTLEMGKPLAEARGEVTYGAEYLRWFAEETVRHYGHHTEVPEGTLRMTTRHKPVGPCLLITPWNFPLAMATRKVAPAIAAGCTMVLKPAKLTPLTAQYFAQTMADAGLPDGVLNVVTSQSASSVSEPLMADPRLRKVSFTGSTPVGRTLLKAAADNVLRTSMELGGNAPVIVFADADLDVAVEGAMAAKMRNGGEACTAGNRILVEESVAAEFTEKFVARMEGLVTGDGLEDNTDLGPMIEAKAVDNLESLVADAVNLGARAAVGGQRLDGPGNFFAPTVLVDVPTEARVFREEIFGPIAPIFTFRTEEEAVALGNDTEYGLASYVFTQDPARMYRLADGLEFGLMGYNSGVISNAAAPFGGVKQSGLGREGGAEGIAEYSTVQYIGQRDPYAGR, from the coding sequence ATGACCGACATCTCCACCCTCCTCTCGAAGGTCCCCACCGGCCTGCTCATCGGCGGGCAGTGGCGCGACTCCTCCGACGGCACCACCGTCGACGTCGACAACCCCGCCACCGGCGAACACCTCGCCACACTGGCCTCCGCCACCAGTGAGGACGCCGTCGCAGCATTGGACGCCGCCTGTGCCGTCCAGGAGTCCTGGGCCCGCACCGCCCCGCGCACCCGCTCCGAGATCCTGCGGAAGGCCTTCGAGCTCGTCCACGAACGCGCCGAGGACTTCGCCACCCTCATGACCCTCGAAATGGGCAAGCCGCTCGCCGAGGCCCGCGGCGAGGTCACCTACGGCGCCGAATACCTCCGCTGGTTCGCCGAGGAGACTGTCCGCCACTACGGCCACCACACCGAGGTCCCCGAAGGCACCCTGCGCATGACGACCCGCCACAAGCCGGTCGGCCCGTGCCTGCTGATCACCCCCTGGAACTTCCCGCTGGCGATGGCCACCCGCAAGGTCGCCCCCGCGATCGCCGCCGGCTGCACCATGGTCCTCAAGCCCGCCAAGCTCACCCCGCTGACCGCCCAGTACTTCGCGCAGACCATGGCGGACGCCGGACTGCCCGACGGCGTCCTCAACGTCGTCACCTCGCAGTCGGCGTCCTCGGTCTCCGAACCGCTGATGGCCGACCCGCGGCTGCGCAAGGTCTCCTTCACCGGCTCCACCCCCGTCGGCCGCACCCTGCTCAAGGCCGCCGCCGACAACGTCCTGCGCACCTCCATGGAGCTCGGCGGCAACGCCCCGGTCATCGTCTTCGCCGACGCCGACCTCGATGTCGCCGTCGAGGGTGCGATGGCCGCCAAGATGCGCAACGGCGGCGAGGCATGCACCGCCGGCAACCGCATCCTCGTCGAGGAATCGGTCGCCGCCGAGTTCACCGAGAAGTTCGTCGCCCGGATGGAAGGGCTCGTCACCGGCGACGGCCTGGAGGACAACACCGACCTGGGCCCGATGATCGAGGCGAAGGCCGTCGACAACCTCGAGTCCCTCGTCGCCGACGCCGTCAACCTCGGCGCCCGCGCCGCCGTCGGCGGTCAGCGTCTCGACGGTCCCGGCAACTTCTTCGCCCCCACCGTCCTCGTCGACGTACCCACCGAGGCCCGCGTGTTCCGCGAGGAGATCTTCGGGCCGATCGCCCCGATCTTCACCTTCCGCACCGAGGAGGAGGCCGTCGCCCTGGGCAACGACACCGAGTACGGTCTCGCCTCCTACGTGTTCACCCAGGACCCGGCGCGGATGTACCGGCTCGCCGACGGTCTGGAGTTCGGCCTGATGGGCTACAACTCCGGGGTGATCTCGAACGCCGCCGCACCGTTCGGCGGCGTCAAGCAGTCCGGCCTCGGCCGCGAGGGTGGCGCCGAGGGTATCGCCGAGTACTCCACCGTGCAGTACATCGGCCAGCGCGACCCCTACGCCGGCCGGTAG
- a CDS encoding DUF726 domain-containing protein produces MNGFPDTVTISPQTEEGQFTCEIWSPKGLFVRVTGTAGDPSPDVSGDEALTRNTSLVQGLWSAASDFLQSTALKEDSPDLAAEILADARNSAEAAAELAELAERLGEQTTEGWCSNCVTLTSHHQVKDTGLGRDIFLCDSCGAAVMHCAAPNCTSMAVKVTGLRGIAPYCAEHRHDIASFERSRETIADLADWKALVNYEKPDLAKATTRATVGLAAVGAAAGGAWLAAPAIGGIIGTQFMALTGAAATNGGLAFLGGGAVAAGGLGMAGGTYAVATAGGLLGGIYGDRILGSYVGEDPSFKVEKLRDGSGTPVVIARGFLNENQPEWFKAVRAVQKRYPESPVYLLHWGSKEFKHLANALGVQAAGQAGKKFIVGAVARASKKMAKKVGPVAPALAVGDLLKNPWHTAVHRANRTGTALAALLGKTEQDEFILVGHSLGGRVMATAASAMAGFGAAPKIRDIHLVGAAIGVGREWRPLSEAVTGTVHNYCSQNDPILRRLYRTAQLGQHAVGEVGFNTPFPNIVDHDVSTQVSDHSRYYDAIDLI; encoded by the coding sequence GTGAACGGATTCCCCGACACCGTGACGATTTCTCCCCAGACAGAGGAAGGCCAGTTCACCTGCGAAATCTGGTCGCCCAAGGGACTCTTCGTCCGGGTGACCGGCACGGCTGGGGACCCGTCACCGGATGTGTCCGGCGATGAAGCACTTACCCGCAACACATCACTTGTTCAAGGCCTGTGGAGTGCGGCAAGCGATTTTCTCCAGAGCACAGCGCTGAAGGAGGATTCGCCGGATCTTGCCGCCGAAATCCTCGCAGATGCCCGGAACTCAGCCGAGGCCGCCGCCGAACTCGCCGAACTCGCCGAACGGCTCGGGGAGCAAACCACCGAGGGATGGTGCTCGAACTGCGTCACCCTCACTTCCCACCATCAGGTGAAAGATACCGGGCTCGGTCGCGACATCTTCCTCTGCGACTCTTGCGGGGCGGCGGTGATGCACTGTGCCGCACCGAACTGCACCAGTATGGCAGTCAAGGTGACTGGGCTCAGGGGCATCGCACCTTACTGCGCCGAACACCGTCATGACATCGCGAGTTTCGAGCGTTCCCGGGAGACCATCGCCGATCTCGCGGACTGGAAGGCCCTCGTCAACTATGAAAAGCCCGACCTGGCCAAAGCCACGACCCGGGCAACCGTCGGGCTGGCTGCTGTCGGGGCTGCCGCGGGCGGAGCCTGGCTTGCGGCACCCGCGATCGGTGGCATCATCGGGACTCAGTTCATGGCACTGACCGGTGCCGCAGCCACCAACGGCGGGCTGGCATTCCTCGGTGGTGGCGCAGTAGCTGCCGGCGGTCTCGGAATGGCCGGCGGAACCTATGCCGTCGCGACCGCCGGCGGCCTCCTCGGCGGGATCTACGGCGACCGGATCCTCGGCAGTTATGTCGGGGAAGATCCCTCGTTCAAGGTCGAGAAGCTCCGCGACGGATCAGGCACTCCGGTCGTCATCGCCCGTGGCTTCCTCAACGAGAACCAGCCTGAGTGGTTCAAAGCTGTCCGGGCGGTACAGAAACGTTATCCGGAGTCGCCGGTCTATCTGCTGCACTGGGGAAGCAAGGAGTTCAAGCATCTCGCCAACGCGCTCGGGGTGCAGGCCGCCGGCCAGGCGGGGAAAAAGTTCATTGTCGGAGCCGTCGCCCGGGCGAGCAAGAAGATGGCGAAAAAGGTCGGCCCGGTCGCCCCGGCCCTCGCGGTCGGTGACCTGCTGAAGAACCCGTGGCATACCGCCGTTCACCGGGCGAACCGCACCGGGACCGCACTCGCTGCACTCCTCGGCAAGACCGAACAGGACGAGTTCATTCTCGTCGGGCACAGCCTCGGCGGCCGTGTCATGGCCACCGCTGCGTCGGCCATGGCAGGATTCGGCGCTGCGCCGAAGATCCGGGACATCCACCTGGTCGGCGCAGCTATCGGTGTGGGCCGGGAATGGCGGCCGCTGAGCGAGGCAGTCACGGGAACGGTGCACAACTACTGTTCGCAGAACGACCCGATTCTGCGACGGCTCTACCGGACGGCACAGTTGGGGCAACACGCGGTCGGTGAGGTGGGTTTCAACACCCCATTTCCGAACATCGTCGACCACGACGTGTCGACGCAGGTCAGCGACCACTCCAGGTACTACGACGCCATCGACCTCATCTGA
- a CDS encoding Gfo/Idh/MocA family protein produces the protein MAPLRTVLIGYGHAGSVFHAPLIAADPDLDLSAVVTGNSARRAEVRRRYPGTALLSDAAAIRGPGERTSGCDLAVVATPNDSHAPLVEAALTAGLDVVVDKPFALIAASARRLIRLAEERGRLLTVFHNRRWDADFRAVRDLVAGGRLGEVRRFVSRFERWRPDPEQAWRYTTPRSRGGGIIYDLGAHLIDQALQLFGPVDDVYTEASVVRDAGVPGIDAEDDAFLALRHRSGVYSHLSMSAVAPGEAPRFSVTGSLGGHESWGLDPQEDQLRGGVIADPDGYPAFYRQVVAAVRGEGPVPVDPADAVAVLEIIERAFALTR, from the coding sequence ATGGCACCACTGCGCACCGTCCTGATCGGCTACGGCCACGCCGGAAGCGTCTTCCACGCCCCGCTCATCGCCGCCGACCCCGACCTCGACCTGTCGGCGGTCGTCACCGGGAACAGTGCCCGCCGCGCCGAGGTCCGGCGCCGGTACCCGGGCACGGCACTCCTGTCGGACGCCGCGGCGATCCGGGGTCCCGGCGAGCGCACATCCGGCTGTGACCTGGCGGTCGTCGCCACTCCGAACGACAGTCACGCCCCGCTGGTCGAGGCGGCGCTGACCGCCGGCCTCGACGTGGTCGTCGACAAGCCTTTCGCCCTGATCGCGGCGTCCGCCCGTCGGCTGATCCGCCTCGCGGAGGAGCGGGGGCGGCTGCTCACCGTGTTCCACAACCGACGGTGGGACGCCGACTTCCGGGCCGTGCGTGACCTTGTCGCCGGTGGACGGCTGGGGGAGGTCCGCCGGTTTGTCTCCCGGTTCGAGCGGTGGCGTCCGGACCCGGAACAGGCCTGGCGGTACACCACGCCGCGGTCCCGGGGCGGCGGCATCATCTACGATCTGGGCGCACACCTCATCGACCAGGCGCTGCAGCTGTTCGGCCCGGTCGACGACGTGTACACCGAGGCGTCGGTGGTGCGGGACGCCGGGGTGCCGGGCATCGACGCCGAGGACGACGCCTTCCTCGCCCTCCGCCACCGCAGCGGCGTGTACTCGCACCTGTCGATGAGCGCGGTCGCCCCGGGGGAGGCGCCGCGGTTCAGCGTGACCGGCAGCCTCGGCGGTCACGAGTCGTGGGGGCTCGACCCGCAGGAGGACCAGTTGCGCGGCGGGGTGATCGCCGATCCGGACGGCTATCCGGCGTTCTACCGGCAGGTTGTGGCGGCGGTGCGCGGGGAGGGGCCGGTCCCCGTCGACCCGGCGGACGCCGTGGCGGTCCTCGAGATCATCGAGCGCGCCTTCGCACTCACGCGGTGA